The following DNA comes from Kitasatospora sp. NBC_01287.
GAGGACCGCCTGAGTGGGGATGTTGGCGGTGGTGACGTCCAGGTTGCTGAGGAAGTCGGTGAACGATCCCCAGGCACCGGAGAAGGCGTTGCCGGTGGTGTCGCCGGTCTGGTCGCCGGAGCCTGTGGGGGACATGAACGACAGGGCGGTGTTGGCCCACGGGTTCATCGGCATGTACTGGATGGAGCTGGTGAAGCTGAAGGACACCAGGAGGTTCTTGCTGGCATCGACGGTGTAGGGCAGCGGGTCGCTGTAGGCCATGGCGCCCCCGGGGACGGTGGTGGCGGCGCTGCCACCGAACGTCAAATTAGTGGTGCTGCCGGCCGCTGCCGCAGAGGTGCTGTTAGAGGCGACCGCGACTGTGGCGTGGCTGACCGTCAGGGGAATGGTGGTCATCGTGTTGTCGAGCTTGATGCGCAGGGTGGTGCCGGACACGGACGGCTTCATGTTGATGCGGATCGTCTGGTTGGTGTAGTTGCCGCTCTGACCGGCCAGCGTGTAGGCGCCCTCGGTGGGGCTGCCCCAGGCGGCCGTCCAGGACTGGCCGCTGGGCGCGGCCGGGGCGGTGCCGTTGACTTCGGCGGTGCCGGTGGTGGGGTTACGGGTGGACAGGCCGAAGATGTGCAGGGCCATGCTGCCTGGCTGTGTGCCGACGTCCGGCAGGGTGATGTTCTTGAGCGTCTTCCCGGGCTGCAACTGCACCGAGAACGGGTAGATCTTCGGGTTGCGTGCCGAGTTGGTCCACTGCCCGGCGGGGTTGTTCCAGTGCGGAAGGCTGACCGCGGCCAGCGAAGTAGGTCCGCCGACCCAATCTGGGACGACGAGGGAGTAGGGCTGGGTGGATCCGTCGGCGTAGTTGATCACACCATTGGCGGGACAGTAGGCCGCCGGATTGGTGGAGTTGAAGCAATATGTGCCCGACACGCCGGTGCCGGCCGGTACGTAGGGTGCCGCGCCGTTTTTGACGGCGCCCGGTGACGCGAGGGTGCCGCCGGTTGTGGAGGCAAGGAAGACGAGGGCGCTGCCGGTGCTGGTGGGCATCGGGCTGAGAGGGATGGTTTGGTTGGCGGCCAGCAGATTGTCATCCTGGCCACTACCACCGAACGCGGGCAGCGTGAAGGTGGCGCCGTCGATGGTGACCTTGCCGCCCGAGTTCCAGCCGGCATTGGCCAGGTCGTTCGCGGAGTAGCTGAAGCCGGCGCCGTCCGCCGAAGCCGTGCTCATGCTCGAGTCCGAGCTGATCGCGATGTTGTTGAAGCACGCCGCGAGGCTGGTGCAGGTGGTGCTGGCATGCCCGGCCGCCAAGAAGCGGTAGGCGTACATGCCTGACAGATCATTGGCAGAGTCAACGGCGGCGACCCACAGCGTGTGCGGGCCCGCCGACGTCGGCGTGATGCTGACCGTGGCCGCGTTGTTGGTGGCCACGATCGTCTGGTTGGCGGGGGTGCCGCTGGTGGCGGGCTGCTGGTCCAGGGCGTAGATGAACTTCGTCGCAACCGCACCGGTGGTGGCGCCATTGATGACGAATGTCGCGCTGGTGCCGGCGGGGGCGCCGGTCTTGCCGCCGTTGTCGGTGTTGGGGTAGGTGAGGTTGGGCTGGACAGTGGGGTTGTCCGGGCCGGTGGGCTCGGCCGTGAAGTGGCAGACCGGGGACCACCCGGACCAGGCCTCACCGTCGGTGACCTGGGTCTGCCAGTCGACGGTCTGGCCGTTGCTCAGCGAGGAGATGAAGGCGGACGGCAGCGAGTAGGCGGCGGTGCTGCCGTTGGCGAGGTTGTCGCCGGACAGTGCACTGGCGGTGGTGGAGGAGCCGTCGACCCAGTACTTGAAGTTGGCCTGCAGCGCGTCGCCGTCGGGGTCGGAGATGTGGGCATTCAGAACGGGGGTGTTGGAGGCGATGGTCTTGCCGATGTACGGGTAGGGGGTGCTGGTGGCGCAGCCGGCGTTGTCGGCGCCGGTGACGGCTGAGAGGTCGCTGGCGCCGGGGGTGTTGGGGTGGAGGTTGTAGAAGATCTGCAGGCTGGGGTTGTCGGAGAACCGGGAGAAGCCGAGGTTGCTGCGGGAGGACTCGTAGGCGTCCTCGGTCAGGGCGGCGGTGAACTGGCCCCAGTGTCCGGTGGCGGCCTGGGCGATCTGCGAGGTGACGCTCAATCCGTGGGTGACCGAGCCGTTGCCGGGGCAGTAGCTGGCGTTGTAGGCAGGGCCGAAGTCGGCGCTGGTCAGGCTCGCGCCGTAGCCGGGCTGGTTGTTCCAGTCCGTGCCGGAACCGATGCCGCCCGCCCAGTGCAGGTTGACGGTGGCGGTGGTGGAGCAGGACGCGGAGTAGACCTTGGTGGCGTTGACCGTCGCAGAGCTGATGTCCGCGTTCCAGATCACGGTGGGCAGCGACCACTGGTAGAAGGTCCGCATGATGCCCTGGCAGCTGCTCCAGCCGTTGACGCCGACACCGAGTTGACCGCCGTCACCGGCGGCGCTGGTGCTGTCGTACAGCGAGCTGCCGTTGCAGGGCGAGCCCTGCTTCACCTCGTCGAAGGCGGGTGAATTGGCGGAGGTGGGGTGCCAGTTGAACGTCGGGTCGATGTACTCGGGGAACGCCGCGGAGGCATCGGTGAGGAACTTGGTATCGGGGAG
Coding sequences within:
- a CDS encoding LamG-like jellyroll fold domain-containing protein, giving the protein MAAGVIVATLFGAAPASFAAAPGSSAGSPTNHATPVPAAPAAPAPTQPTNLTAMESGEGPTVAEQEAMVAAAAQAHTSGKPVVVDALTTESQQVVAQPKGGFALTGSPKPVRTKESGVWKPVDTTLRKGADGMLSPVATAYGSVRFSGGGKSPLVVTSSGGASYSVSWPTALPVPSVSGGTATYAEVLPGVDLTVSATVSGGFSDVLVVKNAQAAKNPALAGLKLAAQVAGGELATAQAQDGVTVTGGAQGAVLESATPMMWDSNTTLPAVAAPQVKSAAHAGALTESQAVADKVAPDASDAAHPGAAARIAVVHTKADAHSLTLLPDTKFLTDASAAFPEYIDPTFNWHPTSANSPAFDEVKQGSPCNGSSLYDSTSAAGDGGQLGVGVNGWSSCQGIMRTFYQWSLPTVIWNADISSATVNATKVYSASCSTTATVNLHWAGGIGSGTDWNNQPGYGASLTSADFGPAYNASYCPGNGSVTHGLSVTSQIAQAATGHWGQFTAALTEDAYESSRSNLGFSRFSDNPSLQIFYNLHPNTPGASDLSAVTGADNAGCATSTPYPYIGKTIASNTPVLNAHISDPDGDALQANFKYWVDGSSTTASALSGDNLANGSTAAYSLPSAFISSLSNGQTVDWQTQVTDGEAWSGWSPVCHFTAEPTGPDNPTVQPNLTYPNTDNGGKTGAPAGTSATFVINGATTGAVATKFIYALDQQPATSGTPANQTIVATNNAATVSITPTSAGPHTLWVAAVDSANDLSGMYAYRFLAAGHASTTCTSLAACFNNIAISSDSSMSTASADGAGFSYSANDLANAGWNSGGKVTIDGATFTLPAFGGSGQDDNLLAANQTIPLSPMPTSTGSALVFLASTTGGTLASPGAVKNGAAPYVPAGTGVSGTYCFNSTNPAAYCPANGVINYADGSTQPYSLVVPDWVGGPTSLAAVSLPHWNNPAGQWTNSARNPKIYPFSVQLQPGKTLKNITLPDVGTQPGSMALHIFGLSTRNPTTGTAEVNGTAPAAPSGQSWTAAWGSPTEGAYTLAGQSGNYTNQTIRINMKPSVSGTTLRIKLDNTMTTIPLTVSHATVAVASNSTSAAAAGSTTNLTFGGSAATTVPGGAMAYSDPLPYTVDASKNLLVSFSFTSSIQYMPMNPWANTALSFMSPTGSGDQTGDTTGNAFSGAWGSFTDFLSNLDVTTANIPTQAVLGDGLVDPGQPGTSPVQTNTSVHLAADLAAAQSSSAAPFSTIDESVVGDQVMQDNTVGMYGGPSALSRIDRDILDQPGLTTVVLNQGLQDVLHGQSYASMTGNAYTQLLGYLQNAGINVIVVGQTPCDGYTGQNTTGSNNDPCTPTVDQNRTLTNLWLNNSPLGMNSAQAPTLNYIDPDATIGTFDTPNNEFKLNTNAAIATDHVNLTTSGYGALTSAILGAQDTWPLTDGTGSTTATDTASSASAYLANNPNVGQNPANLNGGYSWTNDPTRGNALTLDGTTADGTTSNGAVLNTASSFTVSAWVNLATTPTSNAVVASQSGAQTSGFRLEYNTDTSGWCLSFSSTDTVPPPPNPNGPPVIVWPSNTCTWGGTAPGSWVHLVGTYNVATNAAQLYVNGSLSGTQSNVSPWAANGNFVIGSAQVSPGTQGTFFPGMISDVQAWNYALSAPQVTALYQQITTPTH